The following proteins come from a genomic window of Roseimicrobium gellanilyticum:
- a CDS encoding N-acyl-D-amino-acid deacylase family protein, protein MTKALFRHCFAFALAALVAPLSSAADYDLLIHNARIADGTGGKIYSGSVAVKEGRVAVIGEVKGTADVTIDAQGRVLAPGFIDVHTHSEKIARIPEAENFLRMGVTTIITGNCGMSRTDIGAFFNEVEDASPTLHVAALIGHGSVREKAMGGSFLRAPNPEQLDAMRAMVAKAMDDGAVGLSTGLIYVPGTFAKTDEIVALAKVAAGHGGIYASHMRAETVKIFGALEEFVQVAREANIRAQVSHLKLSAPTAWGKSAEVFALLEKARAEGLHITHDQYVYTASSTGLGQLIPDEAREGTRQDFIKRCEDPEEKAKILKGMQESRERLGRTDYSYAVIARYPADPSLNGKTIPEATRIKRGSDSLEDQIELILEIEREGGGTAVYHGMHEDDLAAFLKHPLTMFASDGNPRKLGEDMPHPRSYGNNARVLHRYVQELKLVSLEEAIRKMTSLPAQTFRLEDRGVIRPGAWADLVILDPEKVKDIATYEDPHHHAEGFTDVLVDGVPVIRDGKLTEARPGGPLRMSK, encoded by the coding sequence ATGACCAAGGCCCTCTTCCGGCATTGTTTCGCTTTTGCACTGGCTGCGCTGGTCGCACCGCTCTCCTCCGCCGCGGACTACGACCTCCTCATCCACAACGCTCGCATCGCAGATGGCACCGGGGGAAAGATCTACTCCGGCAGCGTGGCGGTGAAGGAAGGACGCGTTGCTGTCATCGGTGAGGTGAAGGGTACGGCGGATGTCACCATCGATGCCCAAGGTCGCGTGCTCGCGCCGGGCTTCATTGATGTGCATACGCACTCGGAAAAGATCGCCCGCATTCCGGAGGCAGAGAATTTCCTGAGGATGGGCGTGACCACGATCATCACCGGAAACTGCGGCATGTCCCGCACGGACATCGGCGCTTTCTTCAACGAGGTGGAAGATGCCAGCCCCACCCTGCATGTGGCGGCGCTCATTGGTCACGGCAGCGTCCGCGAAAAAGCCATGGGAGGCAGCTTCCTGCGCGCGCCCAATCCCGAACAACTCGACGCCATGCGTGCCATGGTGGCAAAGGCCATGGACGACGGTGCCGTGGGACTGAGCACAGGGCTTATCTATGTGCCGGGCACGTTTGCGAAGACGGACGAGATCGTCGCACTCGCCAAGGTGGCTGCCGGGCATGGCGGCATCTACGCGAGTCACATGCGGGCGGAGACGGTGAAGATCTTCGGCGCACTGGAGGAGTTCGTGCAGGTGGCCCGCGAAGCGAACATCCGCGCGCAGGTCTCCCACCTGAAGCTCAGTGCGCCGACCGCCTGGGGAAAGTCCGCGGAAGTCTTTGCGCTGCTGGAAAAGGCACGGGCGGAAGGACTGCACATCACCCACGATCAATATGTCTACACGGCCTCAAGCACAGGCCTGGGACAGCTCATTCCCGATGAAGCGCGTGAAGGCACCCGCCAGGACTTCATCAAGCGCTGCGAGGATCCCGAAGAGAAAGCGAAAATCCTCAAAGGCATGCAGGAGTCTCGCGAACGCCTCGGCCGCACCGACTACAGCTATGCCGTGATCGCGCGCTATCCCGCGGATCCTTCGCTCAATGGCAAGACCATTCCCGAAGCCACCCGGATCAAGCGCGGCTCAGATTCGTTGGAAGATCAGATCGAACTCATCCTCGAGATCGAGCGCGAAGGTGGTGGCACCGCCGTGTATCACGGCATGCATGAGGACGATCTCGCAGCCTTCCTCAAACATCCCCTCACCATGTTCGCCAGCGATGGAAACCCGCGCAAGCTGGGCGAGGACATGCCGCACCCGCGCAGCTACGGAAACAACGCCCGTGTTCTGCATCGCTACGTGCAGGAGTTGAAACTCGTGTCGCTGGAGGAAGCCATCCGCAAGATGACCTCACTTCCCGCGCAGACGTTCCGACTGGAGGATCGCGGTGTGATTCGTCCGGGCGCTTGGGCAGACCTCGTCATCCTCGATCCTGAGAAGGTGAAGGACATCGCCACTTATGAAGATCCTCATCATCACGCGGAAGGATTCACGGATGTGCTCGTAGATGGTGTGCCGGTGATTCGCGATGGGAAGCTCACGGAGGCACGTCCCGGTGGACCGCTACGCATGAGCAAGTGA
- a CDS encoding glycerophosphodiester phosphodiesterase — MTPRTLLQRYARPLMAAALATAAALPCAATEIIAHRGYSAKAPENTVGAFNLAWESGTDACELDLYLTKDGQIVILHDKDTKRTTGVSKVVAESTMEELIQLDAGSWKDPKWKEEKIPVLQQCLATLPEGNKRFYLEIKCGPEVVPALARTLGPWQSRANQLAVISFNAEAAAATKKALPWMKVYLLAGGKDKEKKPRTDVTPFIEQAKKLGLDGLDLGQDWPWSEAFVKQIRDAGLGVLVWTVNDPAKAKELAAMGVEGITTDDPVLIREALAKK, encoded by the coding sequence ATGACTCCTCGCACCCTCCTCCAACGCTACGCCCGCCCTCTCATGGCTGCCGCCCTTGCCACTGCTGCCGCGCTTCCCTGCGCTGCCACGGAAATCATCGCCCACCGCGGATATTCTGCAAAAGCGCCTGAGAACACTGTGGGGGCTTTCAACCTCGCCTGGGAATCCGGCACGGATGCCTGCGAGCTGGACCTCTACCTGACCAAGGATGGCCAGATCGTGATTCTTCACGACAAGGACACGAAGCGCACCACTGGCGTGTCCAAGGTGGTGGCCGAGTCAACGATGGAGGAATTGATCCAACTCGACGCGGGCTCCTGGAAAGACCCGAAATGGAAGGAGGAAAAGATCCCTGTCCTGCAGCAGTGTCTGGCCACGCTGCCGGAGGGAAACAAGCGCTTCTACCTGGAGATCAAATGCGGCCCTGAGGTGGTGCCCGCCCTCGCTCGCACGCTCGGACCGTGGCAGTCACGCGCGAACCAGCTCGCGGTGATTTCCTTCAATGCTGAGGCTGCAGCCGCCACGAAGAAGGCGCTTCCCTGGATGAAGGTCTATCTGCTCGCCGGAGGCAAGGACAAGGAAAAGAAGCCCCGCACGGATGTGACCCCGTTTATTGAGCAGGCGAAAAAGCTCGGGTTGGATGGTCTCGACCTTGGGCAGGACTGGCCGTGGTCCGAGGCGTTTGTGAAACAGATCCGCGATGCTGGACTCGGCGTGCTCGTGTGGACCGTGAACGATCCGGCCAAGGCGAAGGAACTTGCCGCCATGGGCGTGGAAGGCATCACCACGGATGACCCCGTGCTCATCCGCGAGGCGCTCGCAAAGAAGTGA
- a CDS encoding HupE/UreJ family protein, producing the protein MNRFFLRPLLGLCFVLLATKAAAHPIPDVPVRASFEDGGACRIQVEVDPRCFDLDPEIAPYLLNSALKTMPEAERAALLAQAGEFLKRTADFHFEPSGAFTPEFKFEFTTHNAQPLTKDDDPVVMTGNWSATVPTGSKGYQIYARPEGKLSVLFLNSLRGKEVSRTMVLFPKEKSFMLDLIGNSHELPPEKPAGSTTSAAGSGDDRTAGVTSLLKQGFLQVVARGYDFILFVLAMFLLGRGFKELFPQLVVFVGAHSLGLWLEALHGVHVPASIAQAGIAVGVIVLALANVLHSQCTWWRVALVAVFGLFPGFVLAHSFAALTHGAASLTLSLLGFHLGVELGLLAIIVVALLVTAWAGNARLFRWAVAVPGSVAVAAVGLWAIVGRIGWLSP; encoded by the coding sequence ATGAATCGCTTTTTCCTTCGCCCGCTCCTTGGACTTTGCTTCGTCCTGCTCGCCACCAAGGCGGCGGCGCATCCCATTCCAGATGTGCCCGTGCGGGCCTCTTTTGAGGACGGAGGGGCCTGCCGCATCCAGGTGGAGGTGGATCCACGCTGCTTCGACCTCGACCCTGAGATCGCGCCGTACCTGCTGAACAGCGCGTTGAAGACCATGCCAGAGGCCGAGCGCGCTGCGCTTCTGGCTCAGGCTGGGGAGTTTCTGAAGCGGACTGCGGACTTTCATTTTGAGCCGTCGGGGGCGTTCACGCCGGAGTTCAAGTTTGAGTTCACTACCCACAATGCCCAGCCGCTCACCAAGGATGACGATCCTGTGGTAATGACCGGCAACTGGAGTGCCACCGTGCCCACCGGCTCGAAAGGTTATCAGATCTACGCCAGGCCTGAGGGTAAACTGAGCGTGCTCTTCTTGAACAGCTTACGCGGTAAGGAGGTGTCCCGCACGATGGTCCTTTTTCCCAAGGAAAAGAGCTTCATGCTGGACCTCATTGGAAACAGCCATGAACTGCCGCCGGAAAAGCCGGCTGGCAGCACCACCAGCGCGGCGGGCAGTGGGGATGATAGAACGGCTGGCGTCACCAGCCTTCTCAAGCAGGGGTTCTTGCAGGTGGTGGCGCGGGGTTATGACTTCATCCTTTTTGTCCTCGCGATGTTCCTTTTGGGCCGGGGATTCAAGGAGCTGTTCCCCCAGCTCGTGGTCTTTGTGGGGGCACATAGTCTGGGTCTCTGGTTGGAGGCGTTGCATGGGGTGCATGTTCCGGCTTCCATCGCGCAGGCAGGAATTGCTGTTGGGGTGATCGTGCTGGCGCTGGCGAATGTGCTCCACTCGCAGTGCACGTGGTGGCGCGTGGCCCTGGTGGCGGTCTTTGGGTTGTTCCCTGGGTTTGTGCTCGCGCACAGTTTTGCGGCGCTGACCCATGGTGCCGCTTCGTTGACGCTGAGCCTCTTGGGATTCCATTTGGGGGTGGAGCTCGGCCTGCTCGCCATCATCGTGGTGGCCTTGCTGGTCACGGCGTGGGCAGGGAATGCCAGGCTGTTCCGCTGGGCCGTGGCCGTCCCGGGATCCGTCGCGGTCGCCGCGGTTGGATTGTGGGCGATAGTGGGCCGGATAGGCTGGCTCAGTCCCTGA
- a CDS encoding alkaline phosphatase family protein gives MLRRSFLSLITAAALLAPASAQLEPKDRHVILISIDGFPAWIWKEPALPVPNLRKLAAEGAQAEAMTVSNPSITWINHTTLVTGVNPRKHGVLFNGLLVRQGPDKPPKIEQWADKTDMVFAPTLYDLAYEKGLTTAEVDWVAVTKAKTIHWSFPELPTPEGKLEQEMIAAGAITPEQISWMQLGPQRKNIAWIDTMWTNAACYVFKKHQPNLLMFHVLNTDLSHHVYGPASHAGYTALAYADRLIGDLVKAVDESGLRDKTTFVISTDHGFKKVNKYIYPNVVLKKAGHLTALGPKITTCEAAAMTQGGMCFVYVTDPARKAELLPKLKELFATAEGIDKVIDGTEGPTLGMPLPSENQGMGDLILYPKAGYAFNASAAGEDTTGPTTNYGGTHGYLNSDPELDGIFIASGAGIKRGVVIPRMANLDVAPTIAKLLKLEIPNVEGTVLGEVLE, from the coding sequence ATGCTGCGCCGTTCCTTTCTCTCCCTGATTACAGCCGCTGCCCTTCTCGCTCCTGCCTCGGCGCAACTTGAGCCCAAGGACCGCCACGTCATCTTGATCAGCATCGACGGATTCCCGGCGTGGATCTGGAAAGAGCCCGCGCTTCCCGTGCCCAATCTTCGCAAGCTGGCTGCAGAAGGAGCGCAGGCGGAGGCGATGACGGTTTCCAATCCGTCCATCACCTGGATCAATCACACCACGCTCGTTACCGGGGTGAACCCGCGCAAACATGGCGTGCTTTTCAATGGATTGCTGGTGCGTCAGGGACCAGACAAGCCGCCGAAGATCGAGCAGTGGGCAGACAAGACAGACATGGTCTTTGCGCCGACCTTGTATGATCTTGCGTATGAAAAGGGACTCACCACCGCCGAGGTGGACTGGGTTGCGGTGACGAAAGCCAAGACCATCCACTGGAGCTTTCCCGAACTGCCAACGCCCGAGGGTAAGCTGGAGCAGGAGATGATCGCCGCAGGCGCCATCACGCCCGAACAAATCAGCTGGATGCAACTCGGTCCTCAGCGGAAGAACATCGCCTGGATCGACACCATGTGGACGAACGCAGCCTGTTACGTCTTCAAGAAACACCAGCCGAACCTGTTGATGTTCCACGTGCTCAACACGGACCTCTCCCATCATGTCTATGGACCTGCCTCCCATGCGGGCTACACCGCGCTGGCCTATGCGGACCGGCTCATTGGAGATCTCGTGAAAGCCGTTGATGAAAGCGGTCTCCGCGACAAGACCACCTTCGTCATCAGCACGGATCACGGGTTCAAGAAAGTGAACAAGTACATCTACCCCAATGTGGTGCTGAAGAAGGCGGGGCACCTCACCGCGCTCGGACCAAAAATCACCACCTGCGAAGCCGCCGCCATGACGCAAGGTGGCATGTGCTTCGTGTACGTCACGGATCCGGCCCGCAAAGCAGAGCTCCTTCCCAAACTGAAGGAACTCTTCGCCACTGCCGAAGGCATCGACAAGGTCATCGATGGCACCGAAGGTCCTACGCTGGGCATGCCACTCCCCTCAGAGAATCAAGGGATGGGTGATCTCATCCTTTACCCCAAGGCTGGCTATGCTTTCAATGCCTCTGCAGCAGGGGAGGACACGACCGGTCCGACCACGAACTACGGCGGCACCCACGGCTACCTGAATAGCGACCCTGAGCTCGATGGCATTTTCATCGCCTCCGGAGCCGGCATCAAACGCGGTGTGGTCATCCCTCGCATGGCGAATCTCGATGTCGCTCCCACCATCGCGAAGTTGCTGAAGCTGGAGATCCCGAATGTGGAAGGCACGGTCCTTGGGGAAGTGCTGGAGTGA